A genomic segment from Longimicrobiaceae bacterium encodes:
- a CDS encoding alpha/beta fold hydrolase → MNTAVRAPAAPPRRGSLRRLGGRPQPLVRLVCFPWCGAGASVYRKLAALLPDHVELLAVQLPGREDRFGERRLLRMEQVVEQVVPDLVAVFDRPLALFGHSMGALVAHEAARALRERTGREPHAVVVSGQSAPADSGPPVPQWHAADEEAFIANLRQMGGTPPQVLDDRKAMRALLPLLRADYEVLETYVPRPGEPLTCPLVVCAGDEDPEVSPGSVAAWVRHTTGPHRVHWFEGDHFYLSARPEALAAALQGWIAPGGITP, encoded by the coding sequence ATGAACACCGCCGTCCGCGCCCCCGCCGCCCCGCCTCGCCGCGGGAGCCTGCGGCGCCTGGGAGGAAGGCCGCAGCCGCTGGTGCGCCTGGTCTGCTTCCCCTGGTGCGGGGCGGGCGCATCCGTGTACCGGAAGCTCGCCGCCCTCCTCCCCGACCACGTGGAGCTCCTGGCGGTGCAGCTCCCCGGGCGCGAGGACCGCTTCGGGGAGCGGCGGCTCCTCCGCATGGAGCAGGTCGTGGAGCAGGTCGTCCCCGACCTCGTCGCCGTCTTCGACCGCCCGCTGGCGCTCTTCGGCCACAGCATGGGCGCGCTGGTGGCCCACGAGGCCGCGCGGGCGCTGCGCGAGCGGACCGGGCGCGAGCCGCACGCGGTCGTCGTCTCCGGGCAGAGCGCCCCGGCGGACTCCGGCCCGCCCGTCCCCCAGTGGCACGCGGCGGACGAGGAGGCGTTCATCGCCAACCTCCGCCAGATGGGCGGCACCCCGCCCCAGGTGCTGGACGACCGCAAGGCCATGCGCGCGCTCCTCCCGCTCCTGCGCGCCGACTACGAGGTGCTGGAGACCTACGTGCCCCGCCCCGGGGAGCCGCTCACCTGCCCGCTGGTGGTCTGCGCGGGAGACGAGGACCCGGAGGTCAGCCCCGGGAGCGTGGCCGCCTGGGTGCGCCACACGACGGGGCCGCACCGGGTGCACTGGTTCGAGGGAGACCACTTCTACCTGAGCGCCCGTCCGGAGGCGCTCGCCGCGGCGCTGCAGGGATGGATCGCACCCGGGGGGATCACGCCGTGA
- a CDS encoding FAD-dependent oxidoreductase, with amino-acid sequence MTQQPWTTGPVHTAPTERFDVLVVGGGSTGAVIASRLSEDGHRRVLLLEAGPERPAGEAAERAVRSASQPAVVPGLNWKIRTLIKGGAARSVASVFDYEAGRVLGGSSAINAVQALRGAPADFQDWAAECGEEWSWPGVLPFYRMLEDDPVGPETLHGRGGPMPIRRERKEDLTPLQAALMEACVAHGFPETEDHNDPETTGVGVIPKNVVDGVRMSTALTYLARARGRPNLTVVTGAHVHRVVWNGAAADGVEAEVGGELRRFRADRVVVCAGAMGTPPLLMRSGIGDPAVLESLGIAVRSPLRGVGEGLMDHPVVGIWGVPRADACTLGEPLRQTLLRYSASGTGYENDMHVCMMAGIDVGEMFPRLAATSTTPTIAGVTTCFNRSTSRGHVRVTSADPHARPEVSINCLGEAGDVPPLKEGVRLAWELMQRPGLRSRFEQVLAWTDGMVRSDVALERAVSTFVRPSAHACGSARMGRSPEAGAVVDPRGRVYGVDGLWVADASVMPLIPSAPTHLTSLMVAEKIAAGMREERRP; translated from the coding sequence ATGACCCAGCAACCCTGGACCACAGGACCCGTGCACACCGCCCCCACCGAGCGCTTCGACGTGCTGGTGGTGGGCGGCGGCTCCACCGGCGCCGTGATCGCCAGCCGTCTGAGCGAGGACGGCCACCGGCGCGTGCTCCTCCTGGAAGCCGGCCCCGAGCGGCCGGCAGGGGAGGCGGCGGAGCGCGCCGTGCGCAGCGCCAGCCAGCCGGCGGTGGTCCCCGGCCTGAACTGGAAGATCCGCACCCTCATCAAGGGCGGCGCCGCGCGCAGCGTGGCGAGCGTATTCGACTACGAGGCCGGCCGGGTGCTGGGCGGCTCGTCGGCGATCAACGCGGTGCAGGCGCTGCGCGGCGCCCCCGCGGACTTCCAGGACTGGGCGGCGGAGTGCGGCGAGGAGTGGAGCTGGCCCGGCGTCCTCCCCTTCTACCGGATGCTGGAGGACGACCCCGTCGGCCCGGAGACGCTGCACGGGCGCGGCGGGCCCATGCCCATCCGGCGCGAGCGGAAGGAAGACCTCACCCCGCTCCAGGCCGCGCTGATGGAGGCGTGCGTCGCCCACGGCTTCCCGGAGACCGAGGACCACAACGACCCGGAGACCACCGGCGTCGGCGTGATCCCCAAGAACGTCGTGGACGGGGTGCGGATGTCCACCGCGCTCACCTACCTGGCCCGGGCGCGCGGGCGGCCCAACCTCACCGTGGTCACCGGCGCCCACGTGCACCGGGTGGTCTGGAACGGCGCCGCCGCCGACGGCGTGGAGGCCGAGGTGGGCGGCGAGCTGCGGCGCTTCCGGGCGGACCGCGTGGTCGTCTGCGCCGGGGCCATGGGCACTCCGCCCCTCCTGATGCGCTCCGGGATCGGCGACCCGGCCGTGCTGGAATCGCTGGGGATCGCCGTGCGGAGCCCGCTGCGCGGCGTGGGCGAGGGGCTGATGGACCACCCCGTGGTGGGGATCTGGGGGGTCCCCCGGGCGGACGCCTGCACCCTGGGCGAGCCGCTCCGCCAGACCCTGCTGCGGTACTCCGCGAGCGGCACCGGCTACGAGAACGACATGCACGTCTGCATGATGGCGGGGATCGACGTCGGCGAGATGTTCCCGCGGCTGGCGGCGACCTCCACCACCCCCACCATCGCGGGCGTCACCACCTGCTTCAACCGCTCCACCTCGCGCGGGCACGTCCGCGTCACCTCCGCCGACCCGCACGCGCGGCCGGAGGTGTCCATCAACTGCCTGGGCGAGGCCGGCGACGTGCCGCCGCTCAAGGAGGGCGTCCGCCTCGCCTGGGAGCTGATGCAGCGGCCCGGGCTCCGCTCACGGTTCGAGCAGGTCCTCGCCTGGACGGACGGGATGGTCCGCTCCGACGTGGCGCTGGAGCGCGCGGTCTCCACCTTCGTCCGGCCCAGCGCGCACGCCTGCGGCTCCGCGCGGATGGGGCGCTCGCCCGAGGCGGGCGCCGTGGTGGACCCGCGCGGCCGGGTGTACGGCGTGGACGGGCTCTGGGTCGCCGACGCCTCCGTGATGCCGCTGATCCCCAGCGCCCCCACCCACCTCACCAGCCTGATGGTGGCCGAGAAGATCGCCGCCGGGATGCGGGAGGAGCGCCGACCATGA